In the genome of Candidatus Nitrosocosmicus arcticus, the window ATGAACAAATTTGCAGAGGAATTGGAGTTTGAAAAAGCAATTGAACATAGACAGCATCTTAAAAAGGTAAATGAAATTTTGTTACGACTGAAAACTAATTAAAGTAAAATGGAAAATAAAATAATAATTAAAGGAGCAAGACAGCATAATCTAAAAAATCTTAACATAGAAATTCCAAAGGATAAATTAATAGTAATCACAGGATTATCCGGTTCGGGGAAATCTACGTTGGCATTTGATACCATTTTTGCGGAGGGACAAAGAAGATATGTGGAATCGCTTTCGGCATATGCAAGACAGTTTTTGCAAATCATGGATAAACCCGATGTAGATGTGATTGATGGGCTATCACCAGCAATAGCAATTCAACAGAAAACAACCAACAAGAATCCCCGCTCGACAGTTGGAACAATTACTGAGATATATGACTACCTTAGATTATTGTTTTCAAAAATCGGTATACCATACTGTCCTAAGTGCGGAAGAGAAATATCCTACCAATCCTTAGAGTCAATTGTTACATCGATTCTTGCTATCAATAATAACAAAATGAATGAAGGAATGTTATTGATTTTAGCTCCCGTTATTAGAGAGAAAAAAGGGACTTATGAAAAGACTATTGAATCTCTAAAGGAACAAGGCTATTCTCGGATCAGAGTCGACAAAGAAATAATAAATATTGCAGACAGTAATCGACTCGATATTATTTCAGCAAAAGAGAAACAATTAAGACATTCAATCGAGATCGTTATCGATAGAATATCAATTAATAAAATATTCGATGAAAAAGACAGAGTTTTTGAGGCAGTACAAAATGCAATTGATAAAGGTGGTGGCATCGTCATGGTTTTAATTGATGGTAAAGAATTTTTATTTTCTCAAAAAAATTCATGTCCTATTTGCAATATAAGTATTGGAGAAATGGAACCTAGATTTTTCTCCTTTAATTCTCCTTTTGGTGCATGTCCCAGCTGTCACGGATTAGGTGTTGAAACAGAGTTTTATATCGACTTAATCATACCCGACAAGACCAAAACTATTTTGGATGGTGCAATTAAACCGTGGTCAGTCGGTCATTTTGCAAGTTTCAGAACATCCATGTTAAAGGACGTGGGGAAAAGATTCGGTTTTAATCTAAACACTCCGATCGACAAAATGGGCAAGGAGCAAATTGATGTTATATTAAACGGAACAGATTCAAAGATAAAGTATAATTATACGTCAAGATCGAGTGATAGTTCATGGGAATACTCAGGTAGGTTTGAAGGCGTAATTTCTAATCTACAAAGAATATTCAACGAGACTGACTCAGAATCAAAACGCGAAGAGATTAGAAAATTTATGATAGAAAAGCCATGTGAACTATGCAACGGTCAAAGATTAAGGAAAGAGGTTCTTTCTGTAAGGATTAATGGAAAATCCATTATGGACATTTGTAACCTGCCTGTAGAGAAAATCATTGAATTCTTTAGTAACATTACTCTAAATAGTAGTGATTTAATAATTTCAAAACAAATATTAAAGGAGATTAATAGTAGGCTAAAGTTTCTATCAAACGTGGGTTTGAATTATCTGAACTTGAATAGGAATGCAGGGACTCTTTCAGGTGGCGAATCGCAAAGAATCAGATTAGCTACCCAAATTGGAACTAATCTTACCGGTGTGCTATATGTTTTAGATGAACCAACTATAGGTCTGCATCAGAGGGACAATAATCTGCTGATAAACACTCTCTTCAAATTGAGAGAAATCGGAAATACCGTTATTGTCGTAGAACATGACGAAGAAGTAATCAAAAGTGCTGACTGGATTATTGATATTGGCCCAAGAGCAGGAATACATGGAGGACAAGTAGTTGCACAAGGAGAACTACATGAGATACTAGAAAGTAAGGATTCCCTTACCGCAGATTTTTTAATTGGAAGAAATACTGTAAATGAAAATTTTGAACGCAAACTTATTGGTGACAAATTTATCAAAGTTTTTGGTGCAAATGAAAACAACCTCAAAGATATTAATCCTATCTTTCCATTAGGTGTAATTACTGTAGTCACTGGTGTATCTGGATCCGGAAAATCCACACTCGTAAATGATATATTGTTCAACTACTTAACCAACCATTTTTATAAATCTAAATCAAAAGTCGGTAAGCATCATAAGATTGTCGGAATAGAGAACATTGACAAAGTTATAGGAATAGATCAATCTCCAATCGGTAGAACGCCGCGGTCAAATGCCGTTACGTATGTCAATGCCTTTACCTTCATAAGAGATCTATTTTCAAAAACACAACTATCAAAGGAACGAGGATATAAGATGGGAAGGTTTTCATTCAATTTGCCTGGCGGCAGATGCGATATGTGCGACGGAGCAGGTGTCAGAAAAATAGAAATGCAATTCTTGCCTGATGTATATATTACGTGTGATCAATGTAAGGGAGACAGATACAATAGTGAAACTTTAGCAGTCAAATATAAAGGAAAAAGCATTTCGGATGTTCTAAATATGACTGTGGAGGAAGCACTAGAGTTCTTTAAAAACAATACTCCAATTCGAAACAAGTTAAAGTTGTTGGATGAAGTAGGGTTAGGTTATCTACATCTAGGACAATCAGCTACCACGCTGTCAGGTGGAGAAGCACAAAGGATAAAATTGGCAACTGAGCTTTCAAAGAGGGATTCAGGTAACACAATGTACATTTTAGACGAGCCAACCACAGGACTGCACTTTGCCGATGTAAAGAAATTATTAAAAATATTATTTAGGTTAAGGGAACTAGGAAACACGATCATTGTAATTGAACATAATCTCGATATAATCGCATCAGCTGATTGGATTATAGATTTAGGTCCTGAGGGTGGAAATAAAGGAGGACAAATTATAGCGACTGGCACTCCAGAAGAGATTTCTGAGAACCAATCCAGCTATACCGGGCAGTTTCTAAAGAAAAAAATGAGAACATTAAAAGAGAAAGAATTAATCATGAAGAAAAATAAGTAAATGGATATATGGTTTGATAGTAGTGGCAATGTTGTTCGATCTAAAATATGTGATTATTAATATTCAAAGGTAAAAACGAGTTAAATTGAAAGCAATAGAGATCAGCTACATCAAATATCCTTACCCTCATAAGCCCGGTGTATACATCATGAAGGATGATCGAGAAAAGATTATTTACATTGGTAAAGCAAAGGATCTCGACAGAAGGATCAAAAGTTATTTTTCCAAAAAAATTTCGAATATGCCAGATGGAAATTGGAAAACTAGAGTGCTTGTAACCAAAATCAAGAGCATAGACTATATTATCACAGATAATGAAATAGAAGCATACCTACTCGAATCAAATTTGATCAAAAAGTACAGACCAATTTTTAATATCGAACTTAAAGATCAACAAAGATATACATACCTAAAAATTACAGATGAAAAATTTCCAAGGTTACTAGTATCTAGGAGAAACCGAATGGGTGAGTTTACAGGAACAAAAGGAGAGGTAATAGGTCCCTTTGTGAAAGGCAGTTCAAGATACTTATCCGTGGGCTTGCTGAGGAAGATGTTTAAGATCAGAATCTGTACCAAACTTCCAAAAAAGGAATGTTTAGAATATCATATTGGAAACTGCGATGCCCCATGTATTAATAAGATTAATGAAGAAAATTACAAAGAAAATATAACATCCTTAAAGAAAATATTAGAAGATAATGAAACCCTAGGCGATTTTTATAAAAAACTTGAGACGGAAATGAAGATTGCTTCTAACAACCAAAATTATGAAAGAGCTATTTTCATCAGAGATACTCTAACTAGACTGCAAAATCTCTTACAACATCAAAAGATGGAAAATAATTCTATCGAAGGTTACAAAGCAGAGGAATACATAGGATTTCTTGAGGATGAAAATCAAAAAATTATGCATGTAATGACACTAATGAGCAAGAACGGGGTCATTAATGATATGAAAAAATATCAGTTTGATTTGGTAGGAGATAATGCCATTGAAAATTTTATTTGTCAGTACTATCATTCTAGTACAACAGTACCAAATGTTATCTATCTAAATAAAAGTATTGAAGAAGAAACAAATTTACAAAAGGCCTTGTACAAGATGACCGGAACAGAAGTTAAAATAATTCCAATGGATTTCAAATACTTCTCAAAGGAACATCAAAATAGGTCCGATGATAATAACAAGTATAGTGTTATGCAATTAATACTGAACAATCTAAAAACATATGTTGAAAAGAGTCACGAACCAGCTCTTGATGAACTAAAGGTATTACTCAGATTGAAAAGATTGCCATACATTATTGATTGTTTTGATATTTCAAATTTTGGAAATGATTTCGCTGTTGGAGCTTGTACCCGTTTCATGAATGGCACTCCCGATAAGAACGGTTATAGAAAATTCAAAATAAAAAAGGTATCACACCAAAACGACTTTTTGATGATGGAGGAGATTATAAGGAGAAGATATTTGCCTCATAACATCTGCGAGGATGTTCCAGATGACAAACGAATTGATAGATTCCCGGATTTGATTGTAATTGATGGTGGAAAAGGTCACCTAAACGTGGCAATCACAACACTGAAAAAGATAGGCATAGAAGAGATCGACTGCATTTCCTTAGCAAAAGAGAATGAAGAAGTTTACACGCCATTCTCTAATGCGCCGATCGTAATTCCAAAAAACAAAAAATCATTAAGAATTTTACAACACATAAGAGATGAATCACATAGATTTGGTTTAACATACAATCGATATTTAAGGAAAAAAATGTTAAACTAGTAAATGATGGAACTTCTACCAGAATGATTAGTTGTTTTGAGATTGTCCCCCACCTAGCGACCCATCTAGCGACCGAACACGTCCAATACAAGATTGAAAACCAGACAAACATCCTTGAAATAATATTTTTAAGTGGTTTATGATAACATCCTATGATGAAAACCCCGGGAATTGTTATAGCAGGAATTACTAGCGGGGTTGGAAAGACAACAATATCGATTGCTATAATGCAAGGGCTTTTGAAAAGGGGATATAAAGTTCAACCATTTAAAATAGGGCCCGATTTTATTGATCCTTCTTACCACAACATAATATCAAAACGCAGATCAAGAAATCTCGATGTATGGTTGATGGGAATAAACGGATTACAGGAATCGTATTTGGAGAATTCGGTTGATTCTGATTTTACTGTCCTAGAGGGTGTAATGGGGCTGTATGACGGGATGACTGGGAAGAACAATTTTGCAAGCACCGCACATGTATCAAAGATACTAGACCTCCCTATTCTTTTAGTTGTGGATGCAAAAAAAGCAGCCAGATCATTGGCTGCCATTACCTTAGGTTTTATAAAATTTGAACACAAGAGCAGGATTTCAGGAGTAATATTAAACAACATTGCCAGTGAACGGCATTTGAGGTATATTACTGAAGCGTTTGAATCAAAAATTAAGATACCAATTGTAGGAAAAATATTTAATGATAAGACCCTAATCTATCACGAAAGACATCTAGGCTTGATACCAGGCTTGGAACTAAACGCAAAATTACAGAATAGTATCATAAAAAATTCCAATATTATTGCTGAACATCTAGATTTTGAAAAGATTATTCAGATAGGTAGAAAGATAAATTATCTGGATGGATCAAAAATAGAAAAGTTTTCATTGGACCTAGTTAATAGAAAATCCAGATATCAATCATCTGAAAAATTACTTGATTCAAAAGTAAAGATATCAGTCGCCTTAGACAAGTCTTTTAATTTTTACTACCAGGACAACCTAGACATGCTACATAAGAAGGCAAAAATAGAGTTTTTCAGCCCTCTAGATGATAGGTGCGTTTCAGAAGATACAACGGGTATTATATTAGGTGGTGGATTTCCAGAAATAATTGCAGACAAATTAGAAAAGAATTCTAATATGCGCAAGTCAATCCTGGATTTGGCAGAGAAGGACATACCGATTTATGCGGAATGTGGAGGATTAATGTATTTAACAAAGACAATTTCAGGTTATAAGAACAGCAAAAAAAAGCACAAAATGGTAGGATTATTTGATGCAGATACCATTATGACAAACAAAGTTACCCTGGGTTATACAGAGGCTTTGTTAAATAATAATGAAACTTATCTTGGAAAAATACGGAAAGTGAGAGGTCATGAATTTCATTACTCGACTGTAGTTATTAACAACACCGATTTGGAATTGATTTATAATCTAAAAAAGGGGAGGGGCATAAAGGATGGAAAGGACGGTTTTCATACTCATAACTCCATTGCCTCATATATGCATACACATTTTATAAATTCAACTTTCTCAGATAGATTTTTAAAATACTGTGTTCAGTATTCAAGAAAATGAAATGAATAGATAAAATGAGGTTCACAAGTAGGACAATTTTCTATTGAAAGGTTTAAAACCAAACCAAACACAATTGTTCCGCTAAGTTTGCGTTTCAGATCTTCTTGTCGAATACAACAACATGAGCGAATTAATAATAGATGACGCTGCGGAACTACCGCCTTTCCTTCCTATGTTTGTAATATAAGGAACATCCATTTTTGATAAATCAATTTTAGATTCAACAGCTGACACGAATCCAACAGGAATTCCAATTACGAGTAATGGCGAAGTTTTTTTTTCTTTAATCATTGAGATTAATTCATAAAGAGCGGTTGGAGCGTTTCCAATGATGACAATACCACCGTTTATCTTGTCAGCAGCCTTCTGCATTGCAAGCTCAGATCTTGTTTTGTTTGATTTCTTGGATATTTCTTTTAATTGAGGATCATTTATGAGACAAACGCCAGTTAAATTTAGGTCCAATAATGATTTCTTATTAATACCATGTAATACCATCTCCACGTCCGTGACTACAAAAGATTTCTTGGAAAAAGCTAAGAAAGCAGATTCTATTGCTTTTTCATGGAAAATGATTCTATCTTTCTTTGCAAAATCAAAGTCAGCTGTAGCGTGGATAACTCGTCTCACCACCGCCCATTCATTGTCAATATAACCATGACTTCCGATTTCGGATTCAATTATATCAAAGCTTTGTTTCTCAATTCCAAAAGCCCGCGTAGACATGTCTCGAGATTGAGGATTACCAATACAATAATCATTATTTTTAATATTAGAAAATTCCACTTTTAACTTCGGCCTCCTTTGCTAGTGTGATTACCAGATCAATTACCGCAGGATCTACTCCTATATGTCCAGAAATGAACAAACTGTTAAAACTATATTTTTCTTGCGCTTTAGCTAAATCAACCAAAATGTCCTTCTGAATATGAATCCCTTTATGCAAAAAGTATGGAATTACCACTATTGTATTGGGGTTAGAAGTTAAACATTCTTTTATGCCTTCTTCTATATTTGGGGGTTCTAATTCCAAGAAACAAAATTTAACATTCCTATATATTTTTTCCAAGCTATTAACGGTATATAGAAAAGCTTCTCTTGCACGTTTATCGCTACTACCATGGCCAATTAACAATAAGCAGAGGTTGTTTTTATCACCATCAAGCCCTTTTTCGACAATCAGGGAACTTACCCGATTGAGTACAATTTCAGAGATTATGGGCTGGTATGACAAGGGTTTTGTGATCACCATTTTTTTATTTTCTTTAGGTATAATGGATGCAGTTTGGGTAACTGCATCTTTAAGTTTCATTCCTGGGTACAGGAAATAGGGAACAATAGTTATTGAATC includes:
- a CDS encoding precorrin-8X methylmutase yields the protein MEFSNIKNNDYCIGNPQSRDMSTRAFGIEKQSFDIIESEIGSHGYIDNEWAVVRRVIHATADFDFAKKDRIIFHEKAIESAFLAFSKKSFVVTDVEMVLHGINKKSLLDLNLTGVCLINDPQLKEISKKSNKTRSELAMQKAADKINGGIVIIGNAPTALYELISMIKEKKTSPLLVIGIPVGFVSAVESKIDLSKMDVPYITNIGRKGGSSAASSIINSLMLLYSTRRSETQT
- the uvrC gene encoding excinuclease ABC subunit UvrC, with translation MKAIEISYIKYPYPHKPGVYIMKDDREKIIYIGKAKDLDRRIKSYFSKKISNMPDGNWKTRVLVTKIKSIDYIITDNEIEAYLLESNLIKKYRPIFNIELKDQQRYTYLKITDEKFPRLLVSRRNRMGEFTGTKGEVIGPFVKGSSRYLSVGLLRKMFKIRICTKLPKKECLEYHIGNCDAPCINKINEENYKENITSLKKILEDNETLGDFYKKLETEMKIASNNQNYERAIFIRDTLTRLQNLLQHQKMENNSIEGYKAEEYIGFLEDENQKIMHVMTLMSKNGVINDMKKYQFDLVGDNAIENFICQYYHSSTTVPNVIYLNKSIEEETNLQKALYKMTGTEVKIIPMDFKYFSKEHQNRSDDNNKYSVMQLILNNLKTYVEKSHEPALDELKVLLRLKRLPYIIDCFDISNFGNDFAVGACTRFMNGTPDKNGYRKFKIKKVSHQNDFLMMEEIIRRRYLPHNICEDVPDDKRIDRFPDLIVIDGGKGHLNVAITTLKKIGIEEIDCISLAKENEEVYTPFSNAPIVIPKNKKSLRILQHIRDESHRFGLTYNRYLRKKMLN
- a CDS encoding sirohydrochlorin chelatase, giving the protein MKKALLIIDRGSKMKEVQEELHDTCDLIKYKTDYSYVDFCFLEVIPPYIDEGIRKCIDRGADSITIVPYFLYPGMKLKDAVTQTASIIPKENKKMVITKPLSYQPIISEIVLNRVSSLIVEKGLDGDKNNLCLLLIGHGSSDKRAREAFLYTVNSLEKIYRNVKFCFLELEPPNIEEGIKECLTSNPNTIVVIPYFLHKGIHIQKDILVDLAKAQEKYSFNSLFISGHIGVDPAVIDLVITLAKEAEVKSGIF
- a CDS encoding cobyrinate a,c-diamide synthase, producing MMKTPGIVIAGITSGVGKTTISIAIMQGLLKRGYKVQPFKIGPDFIDPSYHNIISKRRSRNLDVWLMGINGLQESYLENSVDSDFTVLEGVMGLYDGMTGKNNFASTAHVSKILDLPILLVVDAKKAARSLAAITLGFIKFEHKSRISGVILNNIASERHLRYITEAFESKIKIPIVGKIFNDKTLIYHERHLGLIPGLELNAKLQNSIIKNSNIIAEHLDFEKIIQIGRKINYLDGSKIEKFSLDLVNRKSRYQSSEKLLDSKVKISVALDKSFNFYYQDNLDMLHKKAKIEFFSPLDDRCVSEDTTGIILGGGFPEIIADKLEKNSNMRKSILDLAEKDIPIYAECGGLMYLTKTISGYKNSKKKHKMVGLFDADTIMTNKVTLGYTEALLNNNETYLGKIRKVRGHEFHYSTVVINNTDLELIYNLKKGRGIKDGKDGFHTHNSIASYMHTHFINSTFSDRFLKYCVQYSRK
- the uvrA gene encoding excinuclease ABC subunit UvrA, coding for MENKIIIKGARQHNLKNLNIEIPKDKLIVITGLSGSGKSTLAFDTIFAEGQRRYVESLSAYARQFLQIMDKPDVDVIDGLSPAIAIQQKTTNKNPRSTVGTITEIYDYLRLLFSKIGIPYCPKCGREISYQSLESIVTSILAINNNKMNEGMLLILAPVIREKKGTYEKTIESLKEQGYSRIRVDKEIINIADSNRLDIISAKEKQLRHSIEIVIDRISINKIFDEKDRVFEAVQNAIDKGGGIVMVLIDGKEFLFSQKNSCPICNISIGEMEPRFFSFNSPFGACPSCHGLGVETEFYIDLIIPDKTKTILDGAIKPWSVGHFASFRTSMLKDVGKRFGFNLNTPIDKMGKEQIDVILNGTDSKIKYNYTSRSSDSSWEYSGRFEGVISNLQRIFNETDSESKREEIRKFMIEKPCELCNGQRLRKEVLSVRINGKSIMDICNLPVEKIIEFFSNITLNSSDLIISKQILKEINSRLKFLSNVGLNYLNLNRNAGTLSGGESQRIRLATQIGTNLTGVLYVLDEPTIGLHQRDNNLLINTLFKLREIGNTVIVVEHDEEVIKSADWIIDIGPRAGIHGGQVVAQGELHEILESKDSLTADFLIGRNTVNENFERKLIGDKFIKVFGANENNLKDINPIFPLGVITVVTGVSGSGKSTLVNDILFNYLTNHFYKSKSKVGKHHKIVGIENIDKVIGIDQSPIGRTPRSNAVTYVNAFTFIRDLFSKTQLSKERGYKMGRFSFNLPGGRCDMCDGAGVRKIEMQFLPDVYITCDQCKGDRYNSETLAVKYKGKSISDVLNMTVEEALEFFKNNTPIRNKLKLLDEVGLGYLHLGQSATTLSGGEAQRIKLATELSKRDSGNTMYILDEPTTGLHFADVKKLLKILFRLRELGNTIIVIEHNLDIIASADWIIDLGPEGGNKGGQIIATGTPEEISENQSSYTGQFLKKKMRTLKEKELIMKKNK